Proteins encoded by one window of Arachis ipaensis cultivar K30076 chromosome B04, Araip1.1, whole genome shotgun sequence:
- the LOC107639826 gene encoding shaggy-related protein kinase theta-like isoform X3 — MAERVVGTGSFGVVYQAKCVETGELVAIKKVLQDKRYKNRELQVMRILDHTNVLKLKHCFYSMANKDELYLNLVLEYVPETVYRVSKQYVRVHQHMPTIYIQLYAYQICRGLNYLHHVINVCHRDIKPQNLLVNPQTHQLKICDFGSAKMLVPGEPNISYICSRYYRAPELIFGATEYTTAIDVWSAGCVLAELMLGQPMFPGESGVDQLVEIIKILGTPTKEEIKCMNPNYNEFKFPQIKAHPWHKVFPKAMPPQAIDLVSRMLQYSPNLRCTALEACAHPFFDDLRNPNITLPNGRPLPPLFDFTAQELADAPDELRRRLIPEHARN; from the exons ATGGCAGAACGTGTGGTTGGTACCGGTTCTTTTGGTGTTGTTTATCAG GCTAAGTGTGTTGAAACGGGTGAATTAGTTGCAATAAAGAAAGTGTTGCAAGACAAGAGATACAAGAACAGGGAACTGCAAGTGATGAGAATTCTTGACCATACAAATGTTCTTAAACTAAAGCATTGCTTCTATTCAATGGCAAATAAAGATGAATTGTACCTTAATCTTGTTttggagtatgttcctgaaactGTCTATAGAGTCTCAAAGCAATATGTCAGGGTGCACCAACATATGCCTACAATTTATATTCAACTATATGCATACCAA ATATGCCGTGGTTTAAATTATTTGCATCATGTGATCAATGTGTGTCACCGTGACATCAAGCCCCAAAATCTCTTG GTTAACCCCCAAACTCATCAGTTAAAGATATGTGATTTTGGGAGTGCAAAGATGTTG gtGCCTGGTGAACCAAACATATCATACATATGCTCAAGGTATTATAGAGCTCCAGAACTAATTTTTGGGGCAACAGAATACACAACTGCCATAGATGTTTGGTCAGCTGGTTGTGTTTTAGCTGAGCTTATGTTAGGACAG CCAATGTTTCCTGGAGAGAGTGGGGTGGATCAATTAGTAGAGATTATTAAG ATTTTGGGAACACCAACCAAAGAAGAAATAAAGTGCATGAATCCAAATTACAACGAGTTTAAGTTTCCGCAAATAAAAGCTCATCCATGGCATAAG GTTTTTCCCAAGGCAATGCCTCCTCAAGCAATAGATCTAGTCTCAAGGATGCTTCAATATTCACCTAATCTACGTTGCACTGCT ttgGAAGCGTGTGCTCACCCATTCTTTGATGATCTCCGAAACCCTAACATAACCTTGCCAAATGGGCGACCACTACCACCTTTGTTTGATTTCACAGCTCAAG AACTAGCGGATGCACCCGATGAGTTGCGTCGACGTCTAATTCCAgagcatgcaagaaattaa